In a single window of the Salvelinus sp. IW2-2015 unplaced genomic scaffold, ASM291031v2 Un_scaffold563, whole genome shotgun sequence genome:
- the LOC139023953 gene encoding uncharacterized protein: protein MLKLRLLAGLNGGIVSGVNPGLVVGGLNPGVLTGGTGLIGQPQFAQMVPGVPTYVMQPQAVPNGPYGFPNVGMQQPQLFPNFPGQYQYPAPPANGLPYYMGVPQMAGMNPPQQQVMGVQGAGGIPMMQQQQPQQGPPQAEPVRRFKRFLMRRARTMKPDLDIQISTETTTTPFPTTC from the exons ATGCTG AAGCTGAGACTGCTGGCAGGTCTAAATGGTGGAATTGTGTCTGGGGTTAACCCTGGACTGGTGGTGGGGGGCCTGAACCCTGGCGTCCTCACTGGTGGCACTGGGTTGATTGGGCAGCCTCAGTTTGCCCAG ATGGTTCCAGGTGTCCCCACGTATGTCATGCAACCCCAAGCTGTTCCCAATGGTCCCTATGGTTTCCCCAATGTCGGGATGCAGCAGCCTCAACTGTTCCCTAACTTCCCTGGACAGTACCAGTATCCTGCCCCACCAGCTAATGGG CTGCCTTACTACATGGGCGTCCCTCAAATGGCAGGAATGAATCCTCCACAACAGCAAGTCATG GGAGTCCAAGGTGCAGGTGGGATTCCCATGATGCAACAGCAGCAGCCACAGCAGGGTCCTCCACAAGCAGAGCCCGTGAGAAGATTCAAG CGCTTTCTGATGAGGAGGGCACGCACCATGAAACCTGATTTGGACATTCAG ATTTCAACTGAGACAACCACAACTCCGTTCCCAACTACTTGTTAA